In Actinobacillus equuli, the genomic stretch ACCCATAATGCTTGAGAAGAGCGGTGCCGAAACCGAACCACCATAATAAGCACCGGCTTTCGGTTCATTAATTAACACCACTAATGCAAAGCGAGGATCACTTGCCGGCGCAACACCTGCGGTATAGGCAATATATTTTTCTACGTACTGACCTTTTTCAAGTTTACGCGCCGTACCGGTTTTGACCGCCACACGATAGCCGTCAACCGCTGCTTTCTGACCACCCTCACCTTTTTGTGCTACGCTTTCCATCATATGCACCACATCTCGAGTGATTTTTTCCGGCAATACACGCTCACCGATAACCGGCGGATCCACTTTGGTAATTGAAAGCGGTCGATAAATGCCGAAACTTCCCAAGGTGGCATAAGCACGAGCAAGCTGTAATGGTGTAACATTTAAACCGTAGCCGTATGCCATGGTTGCACGTTCGATATCAGACCAACGCTTACGATCACCGTTCGTTCCTCGCTGTTCGCCTAAACCTAAGCCGGTATCTTTACCAAAGCCGACTTTGCTATAAGTATCAACCAATGCGGTCGAAGGCATACGTAATGCTAAACGGCTAACCCCGATATTACTCGATTTTTGTAAAATACCGGTCAGCGATAAACTCTCACGAGGCGCAACGTCTTTAATCGTATGACCATTTACCACAAACGGACGTGTACTAATCACTTCATCACGATAGGTCGCACCGTTTTGCAATGCGGTTAATACCACTAAAGGTTTAACCGTTGAACCCGGCTCAAAAGTATCGGTAATCGCTCGGTTACGCATTAATTCGGGTTTAAAGCTATTTCGTTTGTTCGGGTTAAACGAAGGCGCATTTGCCATCGCTAAAATTTCCCCGGTTTGCACGTCAACCAATACCGCCGTACCTGATTCGGCATTATTGGCAATAACCGCTTCTTTGATCTTCTTATATACTTCGGATTGCAATTCTTCATCGATACTCAACATAACGTCTTGCGGATCGTACTGTTTTTCATCTCGAATATTTTCAATCACATTACCACGTGCGTCTTTACGAATCACCTGGCGGCCGTTTTTCCCAATCAATAGAGAATCGAAGCTACGCTCTAAACCTTCCGTACCATGTACGTCATCAATATCAGTAAAACCGATTAATTGCGAAGCTTCTTCCGCTAGCGGATAGAAACGGCGTGATTCGGCTTTTAACACCATACCGTCAATTTTCAGTTCTTGCGCATAATTGGCAATGCTTTCAGATTCATGACGTGCAATATAAATAAAACGCTGGCGAGAAGCTTTATACAAACGATTCATTAAATCGTTATATTTTTCTCCAACCGCTTTAGCGATAGCTTCCATCTTTGAACGATCCAATTGCGCTGCTGCAATTTCTTGCGCCACAAATTGTGAATACGGATTATTACGTACTGTGCTAATCAAACTGTTGTAATCCAAACCGGTTGATTGCGCCAGCAACGTCCAATAGTTCTCGCTTTTAGTATTCAAAATCGAGCGTGGATCAAACTCTACTTTTTCTTTAGATTTATTTTTTTTCTCAATAAAATCGCTGACACTTTTCTCAATTTTACTTTTTGAGCTGCCCATTTCCATTGCTAGCAATTTCCAACGGTCTGATGAGCGTCTGAGTTTGCTATCAAAATATTCACGGGGATCTAAAGTAAGAGAGTACATCGGTACACTGATAGATAAGAAGCGTCCGTCACGATCTAAAATTCGACCTCGGGTAAACGGAAGCTCTTTTGTACGGAGTGAGCGATTATTCGCTTCATTGATAAGACGTTCAGAATCAAATAACTGAATATGCGCAGCTTTAGCAATTAGCATTCCCGCCATGACAAGTATGAAAAGACCAACAACACCAAAACGAATCGGGAGATAACTCGGCTCATTTTTAGTGTTGGCTTGTTTTTTTGCCTCTATATTCGGCTCTGAGGCTGCGGGTTTACGCTTTAATTTAACTGACTTTGCCATTATTTATTCAACCAAAATAACTTCTTGCTCTTTTTTAATCTGTTGTAAACCGAAGCTAGCTGCTGCCGCTTCAACACGAGATTTCTGGCTTTTTGCATTTTCTTCCAGCTGTAAGTGAATATATTGATTTTCCAACTTACGATTTTGCTGAACTAATTTTCCTTGCTCTGCGGTAAGCAAACGAGTTTGGTGAGTAATCCAAATAGTACCAATTGCGGTTAACACCGTTGCTATCAGTAAAATCAATGCAACTTTATTGTGTCCGGTTAAATCATCTAAAATAATTTGATGGAGCGGATAACGTTCATTACTAGCCATTCGTTAACTCCTCTATCTTTTTTCCGCAATACGTAATACGGCGCTACGTGAGCGAGGGTTTGCTTCGATTTCCGCCTCACTCGGCATAATCGCTTTACCAATGGTTTTTAACGGAATATTTTTATTTAATTCCGATTCCAAAATAGGTAAACCTTTCGGCACATCCATACCTTTACTGTTTTTCTTCATAAATTGTTTAACCATTCGATCTTCTAACGAATGGAAACTAATAATTGATAAACGACCTTCCGGTGCCAATACGCTTAAGGCTGATTGTAACGCTTTCTCTAACTCGTCTAACTCGCTGTTAATAAAGATACGGATTGCCTGAAACGAACGGGTTGCCGGATGTTTATGCTTATCTTTGAAAGGCACCGCATCAGCAATAATTTGCGCTAATTGAAGCGTACGAGAAATTTTTTCCGTTGCAGATTTATTGTAAGAAACGACCGCTTGTGCAATACGTTTCGCAAAGCGTTCTTCGCCGAAGGTTTTTAACACCCATGCCAAATCGTCCACCGAAACTTGTGCCAACCATTCGGCAGCCGATAAACCTTTAGTGGTATCCATACGCATATCAAGCGGTCCATCACGCATAAAGCTAAAACCACGTTCCGCATCATCAAGCTGCGGAGAAGAGACGCCGAGATCAAGCAGGATACCGTCAATTTTGCCGGTTAAACCTAATTGTTCGCACACTTCAGGAATCGCAGAGAAAGCGGTATGCACAATTTGAAAGCGAGGATCATTAATCGTATTCGCTTCAGCAATTGCACGAGGATCACGGTCTGTCGCAATTAAGCGCCCGTGTTCGGAAAGTTTTGAGAGAATGAGTCGAGAATGACCGCCTCGTCCGAAAGTACCGTCAATGTAAATACCGTTCGGCTTAATCGCCAAACCATCAACGGCTTCATGTAGCAATACGGTAATATGCTTATGGACTGTGTCATTCATTATTTTTCCAACTCACTTATTTATCTTATAAAGAAAGGTTTTTTAAGGCTTCGCAATTCAGCATTTCAGCCGAACTGCCCAATGCAAGATCTTCCGCAATCTGTGATTGCCATTGTTTTTCTTGCCAAATTTCAAATTTATTTAATTGCCCGACCAACATAATTTGTTGCTCAAGCTGTGCATGCTGTCTTAGTGCCGGGCTAAGTAAAATTCTACCCGAGGCATCCATTTCACATTCGGTTGCAAAGCCCTGCATAACTCGCTGAATACGGCGCTGCATCGGATCAAAATTGGAGAGTGCAAGTAATTTTTGTTCCACCACTTCCCATTCATGTAACGGATAAAGCAATAAACACGGCTGGCGAATATCTACGGTACAAACAAAAATACCCTCGTGTTTTTCACGCAATTCCGCACGATAGCGAGTAGGAATAGCTATCCGCCCTTTACTATCAATGCTGATTGAAGCTGCGCCACGAAACATTTTCTGCCCTGCTACTAAAATTACTGTATTGAGTGAGATCCGGATTCAAAAAATCCACAATCTCCCACTTTCTCCCACTAAAAGATCAGAATTTTATCGGTTAGTTGTTCATCGGGCAAGCTGTTTTAATGTTTTGTTTGGTAAAGATAAGTAGAAAAAAGCAAGCGGTCGACTTTTGCAAATTTTTTACAAAAATCGACCGCTTGATCAATTTAATAGATTAGAGAATTAGATAATCACATTCGCTAAAGCGATACCGACACAACATGCTGTAATTACACCGACTAAACCCGGAGCCATAAAGCTGTGGTTAAAGTAGTATTTACCGATTTTCGTTGTACCCGTTACGTCAAAGTTTACGGTTGCGATATCTGACGGATAGTTAGGGATAAAGAAGTATGCATAAGTTGCCGGCATTAAACCAACTAATAACGGTGCCGGTAAACCGATCGCAATACCTACCGGTAATAACATTTTCGCAGTTACCGCTTGGCTGTTTACCACCACAGACACCGCAAATAATGCGAATGCGAATGTCCAAGGTTGCGCTTTAATCATTTCGGTTACACCCGCTTTAAATGAAGGCATCGCATAACTGAAATAAGTATCACTCATCCACGCAATACCAAAGATTGCAATAGTCGCCACCATACCGGATTTAAACACTACGCCATTCGGCACTTTTTTCACATCGGTTTTGGTTAACACTAAGATTAAACCACCGAAGGTTAACATCACGATCTGGATAATTTTATCCATACCGGCTGTTTTGCCCGTATCTGCCATTACCGGTTTAATTGAAGGAACCATTGCAATAATTACAATCGTTGCGATCGCCGCTAAGAATAGATATACCGAGTTTTTCGCACTTGTCGGTAATTGCTCATCTAATGAAGTTGAGCTAGTTTCTTCAATTTGTTTACGTAATACAGGATCTTGCATACGACGTTGATATTCCGGATCATCTTCAAGCTCTTTACCACGGCGTAAGCTATATAAAGACATTGCAAGTACACCAACAAATGTTGCAGACATGGTTACTGCCACGATATTTAAAAGTGTAACACCTTCAAAACCCGGTAATTTAGTAATCTCAGTTAAGTAATATGCCACCGCAGCTGAAAGCGGACTACCGGTAATACCTAATTGCGATGCAACTGACGCAGCCGCCATTGGACGCTCAGGACGAATTTTATTTTTTAACGCAATATCGCCGATAATTGGCATAATTGAATAAACTGAGTGACCGGTACCTAACATTAAGGTCATCACATAAGTAACTAATGGCCCAAGAAGAGTAATTCGTTTCGGGTTGCTACGTAAAATACGTTCTGCAATTTGAAGCATAAATTTCAAACCGCCCGCTGCTTCAAGTACAGACGCACAAGTTACAACGGCTAAAATTACCAACATTACATCAATCGGTGCTTTTGAAAGCGGCATACCGAGGAAAAATACTTCCACAAATAAACCGATACCTGAAACAACCCCCAAGCCGATACCACCGTAACGGCTACCTGCGTAGAGGAATGCTAATAAAAGCAAAAATTCTGCATAAAGCATATAAACTCCAAAAAATAATAAATAATCACTGGATACAAGTTTACTTGAGCTGATACCCTGATTCTTTGCATTTGATCAAAACAGCGTAACACTTTCGTGGTATTTTCACTAAATTTTGAACAAATATAAATAAACTCATTTAGTACACCAGCTCAAAATTTTCCCGATGTCCCGAGTGCTACGATAACCGATATTGAGTGGAATAAAAACACCAAAAAATATAGTGTTAAATTGATAATTTATTTATTGACTAAAATAAATTATCACCTATTTTCTTTAGGGATTTTTAGCACTAAAATAAAAAAGAGTCTCATACTCATTTAATATTATTTTTATAACAATTTAAAAGGATGACATATGAAATCTAGCATTAAATCTATCGCCGTTACGGCAATTGCAAGCCTTATCGCTCTTTCTAGCCACGCATCAGGTGAAAAAGTCCCTTATACCCAAGCCGGTTTTACCGTTCGCCAAGCTGAACAACAAGCGCCGATTCACTGGGTTTCGATTGAACAAATCAAAGCGAGTTTGAAAGACACGCCGCCAATGAATGTAAGCTTTGACATTGATGATACCGTTGCTGCAACCAGTGGCTGTTTTTACTACGGTCAACAAAAGTACTCGCCGAATGATCACAGCTACCTAAAAAACCAAGACTTCTGGGATGAAATTAATGCCGGCTGTGATAAATATTCCATTCCAAAGCTGTCTGCTAAAGCATTAATTGAAATGCACCAAGCCCGTGGTGACCAGATATTCTTGATTACCGGTCGTACTGCCGGCAAAGACGATCAAGTGACTCCAATCTTGGCGAAAGCACTTGGCATTAAAAATATGCAACCGGTAAATTTCACCGGCGGTCAAAAATCCGAATATAAACAAGGCAAAACGGCTGCGATCATTAAACATAAAGTACAACTTCACTATGGCGACAGTGATGACGATATTTTAGCGGCAAAAGAAGCCGGCATTCGAGGCATCCGTGTATTACGTGCGGCAAACTCAACTTATGTTCCTCACCCGCAAGCCGGCGGCTACGGTGAAGAAGTTTTAATTAACTCAAGCTACTAGTTCTGCGTTACAATAAAAGCTGTTGGTAAAACCAACAGCTTTTATTTTTTAGGAGTTATTTATGATTGAAGTCTATCTGCTTGTTATTCCGTTTTGCTTTTTGATTAGCCTCATTTCTTCCTTTGCACGTAAAGGCTTTCTTAAAGCGGTATTGCATAGTTTGTTGCTGGCAATTAGCTGGCCGATTTCCTTACCTTTACTCGCCTTAAAACGTTTATTCAAACGTTCTCATTAAAGTATAAGCGGTTAAATTTCCTCTCTTTTTTGCAAAAGAATCTTGAAAACAGACCGCTTGTTCTCTCCTTAATCTTCATAAATTTTCATTTTCTTTATAAAAACGCCTTGCATTAAAATGCATAGAAATGCAAAATAAAAGCATAATTAAGCAAATTAACTTTTTGTCATTTAATTAACAACTTGATAGCAAACGTTTGCTTTGCTAGAATTGCGTGCCTACTTCTACAAGAAAGGTTAATGGCGACTCTCAAGTACCAACCCCATAAATTTTTAGGAGTAAAAATGTTAAATCCTACCTTTTTTATACCTTCATTAGGTATAACACATAAGATAGCAATCACCTTTGCTATCGCAACGCAATTCTTTTCAAAGCATTCTCGCCTTGCAATTCCACATTTCCTTTATCCACGATCCCGAATAAGTTCTTTCACTTATACAAGCGGTCAAATTTTTAAAACTTTTTACTTATAGCAGACACAGGAGCAATATCATGGCATTTAATCTTAAAAATAGACACTTACTCAGCCTTGTAAATCATACCGAACGTGAAATCAAATTTTTATTAGACTTAGCTCGTGATCTCAAACGTGCGAAATATGCAGGAACAGAACAACAACTATTAAAAGGCAAAAATATTGCATTAATCTTTGAAAAAACCTCAACCCGTACCCGCTGCGCATTTGAAGTAGCGGCTTATGACCAAGGCGCACACGTGACCTATATCGACCCGACTTCATCACAAATCGGTCATAAAGAGTCAATGAAAGATACTGCTCGCGTGTTGGGCAGAATGTACGATGCGATTCAATACCGTGGTTTTAAACAATCTGTGGTACAAGAATTAGCCGACTACGCTGGCGTGCCGGTATTCAACGGTTTAACCGATGAATTTCACCCAACCCAAATGTTAGCCGATGTACTCACTATGATTGAAAACTGTGAAAAACCGTTAAGCCAAATCAGTTATGTTTATATCGGTGACGCACGTAATAATATGGGGAACTCCTTATTATTAATCGGTGCAAAATTAGGGATGGATGTGCGTATCTGTGCACCTAAAGCATTGTTACCGGAAGACAGCTTAGTTGAAATGTGCAAAAAATTCGCAGCGGAAAGCGGTGCAAGAATTACCGTAACCGAAGATATTGATACCGCAGTAAAAGGCGTAGATTTCGTACATACTGACGTTTGGGTATCTATGGGTGAGCCACTTGAAACTTGGGGTGAACGTATCGAAATGTTAATGCCGTACCAAGTGACACCGGAATTAATGCAACGCACCGGCAATCCGAAAGTAAAATTTATGCACTGCTTACCGGCATTCCATAACAGTGAAACCAAAGTGGGCAAACAAATCGCCGAAAAATATCCGGCTCTAGCAAACGGTATCGAAGTGACCGAAGACGTATTCGAATCCCCGGCAAACGTGGCTTTCGAACAAGCGGAAAACCGTATGCACACCATTAAAGCGGTAATGGTCGCGAGCTTAGCGTAATAAAAGGAACGAATATGAAAATCGTAGTAGCTTTAGGCGGTAACGCTTTATTAAAACGCGGCGAGCCAATGACCGCCCAAAACCAGTCGGCAAATATCAAAATCGCCGCAGAACAATTAGCAAAAATTAAACCGAATAATGAATTAGTGATTTCACACGGTAATGGCCCTCAAGTCGGATTAAGCGCATTACAACACGCGGCTTACCATGCGATTGATAACAAAATTGAGCCTTACCCGCTTGATGTATTAGTTTCTCAAACCGTGGGAATGATTGGTTATATGTTGCAACAAGAACTCACCAATCTCGTGCCGGAACACCCGACTCAAACCTTAGTAACTCAAGTGATTGTTGACGCTAACGATCCGGCTTTTGCCAAACCTAGCAAACCAATCGGACAGGTTTACTCAAAAGAAGAAGCGGAAAATTTAGCCGCTGAAAAAGGTTGGACAGTGATGGCAGACGGTCAATATTACCGCCGTGCGGTAGCAAGCCCTAAACCGCAATCCGTCACCGGTATTGAAGCGGTAAAAGCGCTATTGGCGCAAGATCAAATCGTAATTTGCGGCGGTGGCGGTGGCGTGCCGAGTATTCGTAACGAGCAAGGTAAATTACAAGGTGTGGAAGCGGTTGTGGATAAAGATCTTGCTACTGCGGTGATTTCACAACAACTTGATGCGGATTTATTTATTATCGCAACTGATGTCAAAGCCGCATGCGTAAACTTCAACAAACCGTCTCAATTACAAATTGCGAAAGCAAATCCGGCGGAATTGGAAAAACTGGCGGACGAATTTGCACCGGGGTCAATGGGACCAAAAGTACAAGCTGTGATTAACTTTGTTAAAGCAACCGGTAAAGACGCTGCAATCGGCTCACTTTCCGATATTCAAGATATTGTAGCCGGTAAAGCGGGAACCCGTGTCACCAATAGCATTTCCGGTATTGAGTTTTATAAGTAATCAAAAACAAGCGGTTAGATTTTACTAAAAATCTGCAATATGTAGGGGCGTACCGAGTACGCCCCTTTTAATACAAATTGATTGGTTATAAATGGGAATATTCATACCATCGTTTTCTGTGAAGTTCCGTGTATTCCGTGGTTAAACGGTCACTTGCAAAAAATCGAACAAATTTAACCGCTTGTTGCATAAACGAAAAGCCCCTAAACCATAAGATTTAGGGGCTTTCTCTATTTATTTTATCGCTAAATTATTTTTTAGCTTGTGCTTTTTTCACCCATACCGCTGAGATTGAGAACGCAACGATAAATGAAATTGCCATACCTACAGAGTACATTGCAAGGCTGTCCGGTTTGATTGAAGGCACACCTAAGAAACCTGCCGCACCTAATGCAATCGCTTTCACGTTAAAGAATGCGATAAACGCAGACGCTAAACCTGAACCGATCATCGCAGCAATGAATGCTTGACGGTAACGTAAGTTCACACCAAACATTGCCGGTTCTGTGATACCTAATAATGCTGAGATACCAGACGGCACGGCTAAACCGCGTACTTTCGCATCTTTCATTGCGAACGCCACACCTAAACACGCCGCACCTTGTGCGATGTTAGACATTGCAGCGATTGGGAAGATAAATGTACCGCCGGTATTCGCCACTTCCGCTAATAATTGCGTTTCTACCGCAATAAAGGTTTGGTGCATACCGGTGATTACGATTGGTGCATAGAATGTACCGAAGATTGCACCGCCGATAAAGCCTAAGCTGTCGTATAACCACGTTAAACCTGCTGAAATCGCAGACCCCGCTTCACGGCCAAATGGACCGATTACGGTGAAAGCTAACACACCAGCGATGAATAAAGACATCATCGGTGTTACAAGGTTATCTAAATAAGAAGGCACAAATTTGCGGAAACCTTTTTCAAGCGTTGCTAACACCCAAGCAGAAACGATAGTTGGGATTACCGTACCTTGATAACCCACTTTTTCAATTTCAAAACCAAGTACGTTCCAGTATTTGATGTTACCTTCCATTAAGGTTTTCGCATAGTTCCAACCGTCTGCTAATGCAGGGTGAACTAATAACATACCGAGTGCCGCACCTAAGAACGGGTTACCACCGAATTTACGCGTTGCAGAGAAACCAAGTAATACCGGTAAGAAGACAAACGGTGCATTTGCAATCGTATTAATGAAATCAATTAAATCTGCAAATTCAGGATACTTAGTCGCAACCGAATCGCCTTCCCAGAAGAAACCAACCGAAGTCAGCATTGAGTGGATACCCATTAGCAAACCGCCTGCCACGATTGCAGGAATAATCGGTACGAAAATATCCGCTAAACCTTTTACTAAGCGTTGTAATAACGGTTGGTTTGCCGCACCTGCCGCCGCCACTTCAGACGTACTCATATCGCCGATACCCATTTGTTTTTGCATTTCAGCATGTACTTTATTTACTGTGCCTGAACCAAAAATAATTTGGTATTGACCGCTGGTTGAGAATTGACCTTTAACGCCTTCGATATTCTCAATCGCTTCTTTATCTACTTTTGACTCGTCTGCCAGCGTTAAACGTAAACGTGTTGCACAGTGTGCAAGCGTTGTGATGTTGCTTT encodes the following:
- the arcC gene encoding carbamate kinase produces the protein MKIVVALGGNALLKRGEPMTAQNQSANIKIAAEQLAKIKPNNELVISHGNGPQVGLSALQHAAYHAIDNKIEPYPLDVLVSQTVGMIGYMLQQELTNLVPEHPTQTLVTQVIVDANDPAFAKPSKPIGQVYSKEEAENLAAEKGWTVMADGQYYRRAVASPKPQSVTGIEAVKALLAQDQIVICGGGGGVPSIRNEQGKLQGVEAVVDKDLATAVISQQLDADLFIIATDVKAACVNFNKPSQLQIAKANPAELEKLADEFAPGSMGPKVQAVINFVKATGKDAAIGSLSDIQDIVAGKAGTRVTNSISGIEFYK
- a CDS encoding sucrose-specific PTS transporter subunit IIBC, with the protein product MNFPKIAEQTIEKLGGKSNITTLAHCATRLRLTLADESKVDKEAIENIEGVKGQFSTSGQYQIIFGSGTVNKVHAEMQKQMGIGDMSTSEVAAAGAANQPLLQRLVKGLADIFVPIIPAIVAGGLLMGIHSMLTSVGFFWEGDSVATKYPEFADLIDFINTIANAPFVFLPVLLGFSATRKFGGNPFLGAALGMLLVHPALADGWNYAKTLMEGNIKYWNVLGFEIEKVGYQGTVIPTIVSAWVLATLEKGFRKFVPSYLDNLVTPMMSLFIAGVLAFTVIGPFGREAGSAISAGLTWLYDSLGFIGGAIFGTFYAPIVITGMHQTFIAVETQLLAEVANTGGTFIFPIAAMSNIAQGAACLGVAFAMKDAKVRGLAVPSGISALLGITEPAMFGVNLRYRQAFIAAMIGSGLASAFIAFFNVKAIALGAAGFLGVPSIKPDSLAMYSVGMAISFIVAFSISAVWVKKAQAKK
- a CDS encoding anaerobic C4-dicarboxylate transporter — encoded protein: MLYAEFLLLLAFLYAGSRYGGIGLGVVSGIGLFVEVFFLGMPLSKAPIDVMLVILAVVTCASVLEAAGGLKFMLQIAERILRSNPKRITLLGPLVTYVMTLMLGTGHSVYSIMPIIGDIALKNKIRPERPMAAASVASQLGITGSPLSAAVAYYLTEITKLPGFEGVTLLNIVAVTMSATFVGVLAMSLYSLRRGKELEDDPEYQRRMQDPVLRKQIEETSSTSLDEQLPTSAKNSVYLFLAAIATIVIIAMVPSIKPVMADTGKTAGMDKIIQIVMLTFGGLILVLTKTDVKKVPNGVVFKSGMVATIAIFGIAWMSDTYFSYAMPSFKAGVTEMIKAQPWTFAFALFAVSVVVNSQAVTAKMLLPVGIAIGLPAPLLVGLMPATYAYFFIPNYPSDIATVNFDVTGTTKIGKYYFNHSFMAPGLVGVITACCVGIALANVII
- the rsmH gene encoding 16S rRNA (cytosine(1402)-N(4))-methyltransferase RsmH, whose product is MNDTVHKHITVLLHEAVDGLAIKPNGIYIDGTFGRGGHSRLILSKLSEHGRLIATDRDPRAIAEANTINDPRFQIVHTAFSAIPEVCEQLGLTGKIDGILLDLGVSSPQLDDAERGFSFMRDGPLDMRMDTTKGLSAAEWLAQVSVDDLAWVLKTFGEERFAKRIAQAVVSYNKSATEKISRTLQLAQIIADAVPFKDKHKHPATRSFQAIRIFINSELDELEKALQSALSVLAPEGRLSIISFHSLEDRMVKQFMKKNSKGMDVPKGLPILESELNKNIPLKTIGKAIMPSEAEIEANPRSRSAVLRIAEKR
- the mraZ gene encoding division/cell wall cluster transcriptional repressor MraZ: MFRGAASISIDSKGRIAIPTRYRAELREKHEGIFVCTVDIRQPCLLLYPLHEWEVVEQKLLALSNFDPMQRRIQRVMQGFATECEMDASGRILLSPALRQHAQLEQQIMLVGQLNKFEIWQEKQWQSQIAEDLALGSSAEMLNCEALKNLSL
- a CDS encoding ornithine carbamoyltransferase, with the protein product MAFNLKNRHLLSLVNHTEREIKFLLDLARDLKRAKYAGTEQQLLKGKNIALIFEKTSTRTRCAFEVAAYDQGAHVTYIDPTSSQIGHKESMKDTARVLGRMYDAIQYRGFKQSVVQELADYAGVPVFNGLTDEFHPTQMLADVLTMIENCEKPLSQISYVYIGDARNNMGNSLLLIGAKLGMDVRICAPKALLPEDSLVEMCKKFAAESGARITVTEDIDTAVKGVDFVHTDVWVSMGEPLETWGERIEMLMPYQVTPELMQRTGNPKVKFMHCLPAFHNSETKVGKQIAEKYPALANGIEVTEDVFESPANVAFEQAENRMHTIKAVMVASLA
- a CDS encoding penicillin-binding transpeptidase domain-containing protein, encoding MAKSVKLKRKPAASEPNIEAKKQANTKNEPSYLPIRFGVVGLFILVMAGMLIAKAAHIQLFDSERLINEANNRSLRTKELPFTRGRILDRDGRFLSISVPMYSLTLDPREYFDSKLRRSSDRWKLLAMEMGSSKSKIEKSVSDFIEKKNKSKEKVEFDPRSILNTKSENYWTLLAQSTGLDYNSLISTVRNNPYSQFVAQEIAAAQLDRSKMEAIAKAVGEKYNDLMNRLYKASRQRFIYIARHESESIANYAQELKIDGMVLKAESRRFYPLAEEASQLIGFTDIDDVHGTEGLERSFDSLLIGKNGRQVIRKDARGNVIENIRDEKQYDPQDVMLSIDEELQSEVYKKIKEAVIANNAESGTAVLVDVQTGEILAMANAPSFNPNKRNSFKPELMRNRAITDTFEPGSTVKPLVVLTALQNGATYRDEVISTRPFVVNGHTIKDVAPRESLSLTGILQKSSNIGVSRLALRMPSTALVDTYSKVGFGKDTGLGLGEQRGTNGDRKRWSDIERATMAYGYGLNVTPLQLARAYATLGSFGIYRPLSITKVDPPVIGERVLPEKITRDVVHMMESVAQKGEGGQKAAVDGYRVAVKTGTARKLEKGQYVEKYIAYTAGVAPASDPRFALVVLINEPKAGAYYGGSVSAPLFSSIMGYTLKARNIKPDNLTDTESAVREIKSEQKVN
- the aphA gene encoding acid phosphatase AphA is translated as MKSSIKSIAVTAIASLIALSSHASGEKVPYTQAGFTVRQAEQQAPIHWVSIEQIKASLKDTPPMNVSFDIDDTVAATSGCFYYGQQKYSPNDHSYLKNQDFWDEINAGCDKYSIPKLSAKALIEMHQARGDQIFLITGRTAGKDDQVTPILAKALGIKNMQPVNFTGGQKSEYKQGKTAAIIKHKVQLHYGDSDDDILAAKEAGIRGIRVLRAANSTYVPHPQAGGYGEEVLINSSY
- the ftsL gene encoding cell division protein FtsL, which produces MASNERYPLHQIILDDLTGHNKVALILLIATVLTAIGTIWITHQTRLLTAEQGKLVQQNRKLENQYIHLQLEENAKSQKSRVEAAAASFGLQQIKKEQEVILVE